The Pseudomonadota bacterium genomic interval GTGCACGAGTATCTGCTGCCCAAGGGCAAGCATATTGCCGTCAACGACGGCGATTTCGTGCGCCGCGGCGATCCACTGATCGATGGCAGCCCCGTGCCCCACGATATCCTGCGGGTCATGGGCGTCGAGGCGTTGGCCAATTACCTGGTCAAGGAGATCCAGGAGGTCTATCGCCTGCAGGGCGTCAAGATCAACGACAAGCACATCGAGGTGATTTGCCGCCAGATGCTGCAGAAGGTCGAGATCGAGAAGCCCGGCGACACCACCTATCTGGTCGGCGAGCAGGTCGATCGGCGCGAGTTCGACCTGGTCAACCGCAAGGCTGGTGAGGAGGGCCTGGAGCCGGCGAAAGCCCAGCCTGTCCTACAGGGCATCACCAAGGCCAGCCTGCAGACCCAGTCGTTCATCTCGGCGGCCTCGTTCCAGGAGACCACCCGTGTCCTGACCGAGGCCTCGGTCGCCGGCAAGATCGACGATCTGATGGGGCTGAAGGAAAACGTCATCGTTGGCCGCCTGATTCCTGCCGGAACGGGCCGTGTCATGTCGCGTCTGCGCCGTCTGGAGGGCCTGGACGAGCAGGAGGCGGTCGAGGTCGACGAGGCGGCTTTGGAGGCCACCTTGCTCGATACGAGCGAGGCCCAGAGCGCCTGATCGAGGGGTTGTGGCGGGGGCCGGCTCAAGGCCGGTCCCCGACCCCGAAAATCCGCTCTTTTTCTTGGGTTTTCGTGTTGACCTCATATAGGCGCGTGACTATATTCCGCGCTCTCGCGGTGCCGGGGATTCGGTAACGTCGACCTATCCGCGAGCAGAACAAGCATACGCGATGATATCAGGCCTCGGGCGAAACGCCGTCTGAGCGGTTCGGGGCCGATGTTTTCGCGTGTTTACTGGTAGAAGAAAGAGGTTCGGTCCATGCCGACGGTGAATCAACTGGTTCGCAAGCCGCGTAAGGCGCGGCGCGCACGCAACAAGGTCCCCGCGCTGGAGGCCTGCCCGCAGAAGCGGGGCGTGTGCACGCGCGTCTATACGACGACCCCGAAGAAGCCGAATTCGGCCCTTCGTAAGGTCGCGCGCGTCCGGTTGACCAACGGTTTCGAGGTGTCGAGCTACATTCCCGGTGAGGGTCATAACCTTCAGGAGCATTCCGTGGTTCTGATCCGCGGCGGTCGCGTGAAGGACCTTCCGGGCGTACGCTATCACATCGTGCGCGGCACGCTTGACACCCAGGGCGTATCGAACCGCCGTCAGGGCCGTTCGAAATACGGCGCCAAGCGACCCAAATAAGGATCAGGACCGATGTCACGTCGTCGCGCAGCAGAAAAACGCCAGGTCCTACCGGATGCCGTCTTCGGCGATACCGTCCTGACCAAGTTCATGAACAGCCTGATGTATGACGGCAAGAAGTCCGTCACCGAGGGCATTGTTTATGGCGCGCTCGACCGGATCAAATCCAAGGTCGGCCAAGATCCCATCGAGGTCTTTCACCAGGCCTTGAACAATGTGAAGCCCGCGGTCGAGGTTCGCTCGCGGCGCGTCGGCGGCGCGACCTATCAGGTCCCCGTCGAGGTGAGAAACGACAGACAACAGGCTCTCGCCATTCGTTGGCTGATCGGCGCCGCGCGCGCCCGGTCGGAAACAACGATGGTCGACCGCCTTTCCAACGAGCTTATGGACGCCGCGCAGCAGCGAGGTTCGGCGGTCAAAAAGCGCGAAGACACACACCGCATGGCAGAGGCGAACAAGGCGTTCTCGCATTACCGCTGGTAACGGCTGAACACCTCCCGCGCTGCTGGTAACCCGGGGCCAGCGGGCCCCAAGGACGAGCAAGACGATGGCACGCACGCAACCACTCGAGCGTTATCGCAATATCGGCATCATGGCCCACATCGATGCCGGCAAGACGACGACCACCGAGCGTATTCTCTACTACACCGGCCGCTCCCATAAGATCGGCGAGGTCCATGAAGGCACAGCCACCATGGACTGGATGGAGCAGGAGCAAGAGCGCGGCATTACGATCACGTCGGCGGCGACCACCGCGTCGTGGCGTGACTACCGCGTCAACATCATCGACACGCCCGGCCACGTCGACTTCACCATCGAGGTCGAGCGTTCGCTGCGCGTGCTTGATGGCGCGGTCGCCGTCTTTGACTCGGTCGCCGGCGTCGAGCCGCAGTCCGAGACCGTCTGGCGTCAGGCCGATAAATACAGCGTACCGCGCATTTGCTTCGTCAATAAAATGGATCGCATCGGCGCCGACTTCTATCGCTGCGTCGACATGATCGAAGACCGCTTCGGCGTCGTTCCGGCAGTTCTCCAGCTTCCGATCGGCGCCGAAGCTGATTTTGTCGGTGTGGTCGACCTGGTGAAGATGAAGGGCGTCGTCTGGCAGGACGACAGCCTGGGT includes:
- the rpsG gene encoding 30S ribosomal protein S7, coding for MSRRRAAEKRQVLPDAVFGDTVLTKFMNSLMYDGKKSVTEGIVYGALDRIKSKVGQDPIEVFHQALNNVKPAVEVRSRRVGGATYQVPVEVRNDRQQALAIRWLIGAARARSETTMVDRLSNELMDAAQQRGSAVKKREDTHRMAEANKAFSHYRW
- the rpsL gene encoding 30S ribosomal protein S12 translates to MPTVNQLVRKPRKARRARNKVPALEACPQKRGVCTRVYTTTPKKPNSALRKVARVRLTNGFEVSSYIPGEGHNLQEHSVVLIRGGRVKDLPGVRYHIVRGTLDTQGVSNRRQGRSKYGAKRPK